The Listeria monocytogenes genome window below encodes:
- the proG gene encoding pyrroline-5-carboxylate reductase ProG yields the protein MTKIGFIGFGSMASLIATKIIETEVAAPEEIILYSSSENTHFKQFYAKYPTTVLASNEAEVFTKADHSFICKLPLAILPLMKDCAAVLTADRHVISIAAGVTTSDILEISPGLQVSKLIPSLTTAVGVGTTLIAHAETVNQTNSSWLETTFEHFGHVMTIREENMDIASDLTSSSPGIIAAIFEQFVEAALRRSSLSDAEVFQMINFALAGTSKLLVEEDYTFSGLIERVATKGGITAEGVELSEEQLPQFFDELLDRTQTKYASSKKEIQAQKQDLLS from the coding sequence ATGACAAAAATAGGTTTTATTGGCTTTGGAAGTATGGCATCGTTAATTGCGACTAAAATAATTGAAACTGAGGTTGCTGCTCCCGAAGAAATCATTCTTTATTCCAGTTCCGAAAATACACATTTCAAACAATTTTATGCAAAATATCCTACAACCGTATTGGCTAGTAATGAAGCCGAAGTTTTCACAAAAGCCGATCATAGCTTTATTTGCAAGTTGCCTCTTGCGATTTTACCTCTTATGAAAGATTGTGCAGCGGTGTTAACAGCAGATCGTCATGTGATATCTATAGCAGCAGGTGTAACTACTTCAGACATTTTAGAAATCTCTCCTGGATTACAAGTTAGTAAACTAATCCCTTCCCTTACAACAGCTGTCGGTGTTGGAACTACCTTAATTGCGCATGCTGAGACAGTGAACCAAACAAACAGTTCTTGGTTAGAAACGACATTTGAGCATTTTGGTCATGTCATGACTATCCGAGAGGAAAATATGGATATCGCTAGCGATTTAACTAGCTCTTCTCCTGGAATAATTGCTGCTATTTTCGAACAATTTGTGGAAGCTGCTCTCAGAAGATCCTCTCTATCCGATGCAGAAGTTTTTCAAATGATTAATTTTGCTTTAGCTGGGACTTCCAAATTATTAGTAGAGGAAGATTACACCTTTAGTGGCTTAATTGAACGCGTTGCAACAAAGGGCGGTATCACTGCTGAAGGCGTAGAACTTAGCGAGGAGCAGTTACCCCAATTTTTTGACGAACTGCTTGACCGAACACAAACAAAATATGCTTCTAGTAAAAAAGAAATTCAAGCACAAAAACAAGATTTACTTTCATAA
- the fni gene encoding type 2 isopentenyl-diphosphate Delta-isomerase — MQKNDDLLRERRKDEHVALGVKQNEQLAPSSLEDIQLVGTSIPRYNVKDIDLTTTILGANVPFPFYINAMTGGSRHTKKINAELAEIAREVAIPMAVGSQSAALKNSSLIDTYKIVREINPNGMILANISPEVALPDGLRAIEMLEANALQIHINPAQELVMQEGDRSFSHWLTRIEEYVKLSPVPVVVKEVGFGMTRETVARLASVGVQSVDLAGKGGTNFAQIENDRRRDQAYNFLLDWGISTGQALIDMQHRDAPKIAYLASGGIRNPLDIVKALALGADSVGMAGQIIYSLKKEGVTKTIEKLELWKEQLRGLFVLADAKNISELKTTPLIISGELAKWGTLREIDLVKLANRK; from the coding sequence ATGCAGAAGAACGATGACTTATTAAGAGAACGTCGAAAAGACGAACACGTGGCTCTTGGAGTAAAACAAAATGAGCAATTAGCGCCGTCGAGTTTAGAAGATATTCAACTGGTTGGAACTTCTATCCCGCGCTATAATGTGAAAGATATCGATTTAACCACGACTATCTTGGGAGCCAATGTGCCTTTCCCGTTTTATATTAATGCTATGACAGGAGGAAGTCGGCATACGAAAAAGATTAATGCTGAACTTGCTGAAATAGCGCGTGAAGTAGCTATTCCAATGGCCGTTGGTTCCCAGTCTGCAGCGTTAAAAAATAGTTCGCTAATAGATACGTATAAAATTGTCAGAGAAATCAATCCGAATGGGATGATTCTCGCAAATATTAGTCCAGAAGTAGCTCTTCCAGATGGACTTCGTGCAATCGAGATGTTAGAGGCAAATGCACTTCAAATTCATATTAACCCAGCACAAGAATTAGTTATGCAAGAAGGCGACCGTTCTTTTAGTCATTGGTTAACTAGAATTGAAGAGTACGTCAAGCTTTCGCCAGTTCCAGTTGTTGTAAAAGAAGTTGGCTTTGGAATGACGCGTGAAACAGTAGCGAGATTAGCAAGTGTTGGCGTTCAAAGCGTGGATTTAGCCGGAAAAGGTGGAACAAACTTTGCCCAAATTGAAAATGACCGTCGCCGTGATCAAGCCTATAATTTCTTACTTGATTGGGGTATTTCCACCGGACAAGCGTTAATAGATATGCAACACAGAGATGCGCCAAAGATTGCTTATTTAGCGTCAGGTGGTATTAGGAACCCGTTAGATATCGTCAAAGCATTAGCGCTCGGAGCAGATAGTGTAGGTATGGCAGGGCAAATTATTTATTCACTAAAAAAAGAGGGCGTTACCAAAACCATCGAAAAACTAGAGTTATGGAAAGAACAACTACGTGGCTTATTTGTTCTCGCAGATGCGAAAAATATCTCAGAATTAAAAACAACGCCATTAATCATAAGTGGTGAACTTGCCAAATGGGGCACACTACGAGAAATCGATTTAGTCAAACTAGCTAATAGAAAATAA
- a CDS encoding FtsK/SpoIIIE family DNA translocase — MATQKKKTSGRKKSSTRSKKKQSASFRLEITGVILIAIGVIGLLQLGFVGRGFFALAEMFVGLLSYVLLAGSVILGGYMVIRRKMPHLFSKRLVGIYLIILGFLTYIHMYFIIHNLGANASVISSTWKLVLENLFRPNQVGFVGGGMIGAAISSVTYFLLDRLGTNLIAALLIIYGFSLVSGISIRQFFSKIAEFVRFLFAKGKVATEKGKEVKAKRDKKKAEKIVEVEPDEVIDVVEPVQEEKAPPIISNFSSKVEQEKAPVEEKTTKQEQDLEMFQQESFENEIYQLPPVDILAPAKVTDQSKEYDQIKVNAKKLEDTFESFGVKAKITQVHLGPAVTKYEVQPSVGVKVSKIVSLSDDIALALAAKDIRIEAPIPGKSAIGIEVANQNVAMVSLREVLENNPKNNPDEKLQIALGRDISGEAMMASLDKMPHLLVAGATGSGKSVCINGIITSILLRAKPHEVKMMMIDPKMVELNVYNGIPHLLAPVVTNPKKAAQALQKVVAEMERRYDLFSHTGTRNMQGYNEYVKKHNELNEEKQPELPFIVVIVDELADLMMVASNDVEDAITRLAQMARAAGIHLIIATQRPSVDVITGVIKANIPSRIAFAVSSSIDSRTILDMGGAEKLLGRGDMLLLPVGSSKPTRIQGAFLSDAEVEDVVNYVISQQKAQYSEEMIPDDIPEVEGEVTDELYHEAVELVVEMQTASVSMLQRKFRIGYNRAARLIDEMEQRGVVGPHEGSKPRRVNVEINPEHE; from the coding sequence ATGGCGACACAAAAGAAAAAAACAAGCGGACGTAAAAAATCGTCAACACGTTCAAAAAAGAAACAATCAGCCTCTTTTCGTTTAGAAATAACAGGGGTTATTTTAATAGCAATAGGAGTTATCGGGCTTTTACAATTAGGCTTTGTCGGTCGCGGTTTTTTTGCTCTGGCAGAAATGTTTGTTGGTCTTTTAAGCTATGTATTACTTGCAGGTAGCGTGATACTTGGTGGGTACATGGTGATTAGAAGAAAAATGCCTCACTTATTTAGCAAAAGATTAGTCGGTATTTATCTTATTATTTTAGGCTTTTTGACATATATACATATGTATTTCATTATCCACAACTTAGGAGCAAATGCCTCTGTTATTTCTAGTACTTGGAAATTAGTATTAGAAAATTTATTTAGACCAAACCAAGTTGGTTTTGTTGGCGGGGGAATGATTGGAGCTGCAATTAGCTCCGTTACGTATTTCTTATTAGATCGTCTCGGAACAAACTTGATTGCTGCGCTACTAATTATCTATGGTTTTTCCCTTGTATCAGGTATTTCTATCCGCCAATTTTTCTCCAAAATTGCCGAATTTGTTCGTTTCTTATTTGCAAAAGGCAAAGTTGCGACCGAAAAAGGCAAAGAAGTGAAAGCGAAACGTGATAAAAAGAAAGCCGAGAAAATAGTTGAGGTTGAGCCCGATGAAGTAATAGATGTAGTAGAACCCGTACAAGAAGAAAAAGCGCCACCAATCATCTCTAACTTTAGCTCCAAAGTAGAACAAGAAAAAGCACCAGTAGAAGAAAAAACAACCAAACAAGAGCAAGATTTAGAAATGTTTCAACAAGAATCGTTCGAAAATGAGATTTATCAATTACCACCTGTCGATATTTTAGCACCGGCTAAAGTAACGGATCAAAGTAAAGAATATGACCAAATTAAAGTGAACGCAAAAAAATTAGAAGATACCTTTGAAAGCTTTGGAGTGAAAGCAAAAATCACTCAAGTGCATCTTGGTCCTGCAGTGACAAAATATGAAGTACAACCATCTGTCGGTGTTAAAGTGAGTAAGATTGTTTCTTTAAGTGATGATATAGCACTTGCTCTAGCTGCAAAAGATATTCGAATAGAAGCGCCAATTCCAGGGAAATCTGCTATTGGGATTGAAGTAGCGAACCAAAATGTAGCCATGGTTTCCTTACGTGAAGTGTTAGAAAATAATCCTAAAAACAATCCAGACGAGAAGCTTCAAATAGCACTTGGTCGTGATATTTCTGGGGAAGCGATGATGGCCAGTCTCGATAAAATGCCTCATTTACTCGTCGCAGGAGCAACTGGTAGCGGGAAGTCTGTCTGTATTAATGGCATTATTACAAGCATTTTACTTCGTGCCAAACCGCATGAAGTAAAAATGATGATGATTGATCCAAAAATGGTAGAGCTAAATGTTTATAATGGTATTCCACACTTGCTCGCACCAGTTGTAACGAATCCTAAAAAAGCAGCCCAAGCATTGCAAAAAGTCGTTGCGGAAATGGAACGGCGTTATGATTTATTTTCGCATACTGGTACTCGTAATATGCAAGGTTACAATGAGTATGTGAAAAAACATAATGAACTGAACGAAGAAAAACAACCTGAATTGCCTTTTATTGTTGTCATTGTAGATGAGTTAGCTGATTTAATGATGGTAGCTTCTAATGACGTAGAAGATGCGATTACTCGCCTTGCTCAAATGGCACGTGCTGCGGGAATACATTTGATTATCGCAACACAACGCCCATCAGTTGATGTTATTACCGGCGTAATCAAAGCGAACATCCCGTCTCGGATTGCTTTTGCTGTTTCAAGTTCCATTGACTCAAGAACAATTCTTGATATGGGAGGGGCAGAGAAGTTACTTGGACGCGGGGATATGCTGTTACTTCCAGTTGGCTCTAGTAAACCTACCCGAATTCAAGGTGCCTTTTTATCTGATGCAGAAGTAGAAGATGTAGTTAATTATGTTATTTCGCAACAAAAAGCACAATATAGCGAAGAAATGATTCCTGATGATATTCCAGAAGTCGAAGGAGAAGTAACGGATGAATTGTATCACGAAGCAGTAGAGCTTGTTGTAGAAATGCAGACAGCTTCCGTTTCGATGCTACAAAGAAAATTCCGCATTGGTTACAATCGCGCAGCTAGGTTAATTGATGAAATGGAACAAAGAGGTGTAGTCGGACCTCACGAAGGAAGTAAACCAAGAAGAGTAAACGTGGAAATTAATCCAGAGCACGAATAA
- a CDS encoding YitT family protein — protein sequence MSYVQINESFMEELALKKVKQERRKRLKWFVYKFLMITFGAILMGVGLELFLVNNRILDGGVVGISIIISQLTPLPLGVLTFVLNIPFFIIGYRKIGKVFALFTLYGIAVMSIVTLVLHDMDPVTDDLLLATVFGGMTLGLGVGLVIRNGGALDGTEIISIIINGRTPFSTGQIIMFINIVIFIVAGLVFNWDRAMYSLITYFLAYKVIDIVIQGVDESKSAFIISRYYEEIGAEIMEQLGKGVTYLDATGGYSGDVRKVVFVIVSRFEEVKVKAILDEIDPDAFLAVGGSMSEVRGGKLMNTKTPHL from the coding sequence GTGAGCTATGTGCAAATAAATGAATCGTTTATGGAAGAACTAGCTTTAAAAAAAGTAAAACAAGAGCGCAGGAAAAGGTTGAAGTGGTTTGTTTATAAGTTTTTAATGATTACCTTTGGCGCTATTTTGATGGGGGTTGGGCTGGAACTTTTCCTTGTAAACAACCGAATTTTGGATGGTGGAGTCGTTGGTATTTCGATTATTATTTCGCAACTAACGCCGCTGCCACTAGGGGTTTTAACTTTTGTACTCAATATTCCGTTTTTCATTATAGGTTACCGAAAAATCGGAAAAGTATTTGCGCTGTTTACATTGTACGGAATTGCAGTCATGTCGATTGTAACGCTCGTTTTACATGATATGGACCCTGTGACAGATGATTTACTACTTGCGACTGTTTTTGGTGGAATGACGCTTGGCCTTGGAGTAGGTCTCGTTATTCGTAACGGAGGGGCGCTTGATGGAACTGAAATCATTTCAATCATTATTAACGGTCGGACGCCATTTTCAACAGGACAAATTATTATGTTTATTAATATTGTTATTTTTATCGTTGCTGGACTTGTGTTCAACTGGGATCGAGCGATGTATTCCTTAATTACGTATTTCCTAGCGTACAAAGTAATTGATATTGTTATTCAAGGTGTAGATGAATCGAAAAGTGCTTTTATTATCAGTCGCTATTACGAGGAAATTGGGGCAGAAATTATGGAACAACTTGGAAAAGGTGTTACATACTTAGATGCAACTGGTGGATATTCCGGTGATGTAAGAAAAGTAGTTTTCGTTATCGTCTCAAGATTTGAAGAAGTAAAAGTGAAAGCTATTCTGGATGAAATAGATCCAGATGCCTTCTTAGCTGTCGGGGGAAGTATGTCAGAAGTCCGCGGCGGAAAGCTGATGAACACGAAAACACCGCACCTATAA
- a CDS encoding rhodanese-related sulfurtransferase — protein MSDYQVLLYYKYTTIDDPETFAKEHLAACKEMELKGRILVASEGINGTVSGTVEATNKYMDYMANDARFADMVFKIDAADAHAFKKMHVRPRAEIVSLSLEDDVNPLEITGTYLEPAEFREALLDEDTVILDARNDYEFDIGHFRGAVRPDIQNFRELPGWIEENREQLADKKIVTYCTGGIRCEKFSGWLKTAGFDDVSQLHGGIATYGKNEETKGELWDGQMYVFDERIAVPINQVNPTIVGKDYFDGTPCERYINCANPYCNKQILASVENEKKYLRSCSHDCRVHPANLYTKNLSKEEFTERLQAIDETLPEMVQ, from the coding sequence ATGAGTGACTATCAAGTGTTGTTATATTACAAATACACAACGATTGATGATCCAGAAACTTTTGCAAAAGAGCATCTTGCTGCTTGCAAAGAAATGGAATTGAAAGGCCGAATTTTGGTGGCTTCTGAGGGGATTAATGGCACCGTTTCGGGTACAGTAGAAGCAACAAACAAATATATGGATTATATGGCAAACGACGCTCGCTTCGCTGATATGGTATTTAAAATTGACGCGGCTGATGCTCATGCTTTTAAGAAAATGCATGTACGGCCTCGTGCTGAAATTGTTAGTTTAAGTTTAGAAGATGATGTTAATCCTTTAGAAATTACCGGGACTTATTTAGAACCTGCTGAGTTTCGTGAAGCACTGTTGGATGAAGATACGGTTATTTTAGACGCTCGAAATGATTACGAATTTGATATCGGCCATTTCCGCGGCGCTGTTCGTCCAGATATTCAAAATTTCCGTGAGTTGCCAGGATGGATTGAAGAAAATCGCGAGCAACTCGCTGATAAAAAAATCGTCACTTACTGTACTGGTGGCATTCGTTGTGAAAAATTTTCCGGTTGGTTGAAAACAGCTGGTTTTGATGATGTAAGTCAACTTCACGGCGGGATTGCGACTTATGGTAAAAACGAAGAAACCAAAGGGGAACTCTGGGACGGCCAAATGTACGTTTTCGATGAAAGAATTGCGGTTCCGATTAACCAAGTAAACCCTACTATCGTTGGGAAAGATTACTTTGACGGTACGCCTTGCGAACGTTACATCAATTGTGCTAACCCGTATTGCAATAAGCAAATCCTAGCTTCTGTCGAAAATGAGAAAAAATATTTGCGTAGTTGTTCGCATGATTGTCGCGTTCATCCAGCAAATCTTTATACGAAAAATTTATCTAAAGAAGAATTCACTGAACGCCTTCAAGCAATCGATGAAACTTTACCAGAAATGGTTCAATAA